From Myxocyprinus asiaticus isolate MX2 ecotype Aquarium Trade chromosome 47, UBuf_Myxa_2, whole genome shotgun sequence:
AAAACAGTGGCATTTTTGTTCTCAAAGGTACTACCAACAAAATGTATGTCCACTACAgtgagtaaaaattaatttctgaGGTTATTTAGCCTCTTGAGCCTATAGGTTTCACTTTTCATTCTTCAAGTGCAGCACTGGAGATGTTTCCGGGCCGTGACCATTCAGTGCTTTTGTAAACACGGTTCATGTAAGAGTTATCATATCTTGGTATTTCAGAGCTCCACAGATTTTGGGAATATGACGTCGGGTTCATCGATGATGAACGGGGATATCAGTCATCCACGCGGAGCCCACGGGTCCAGTGCTGGGAATGTGGGAAATTTAGAGGAGACTCTCCAGCAAATGAACACCCTGATCAAGGAGAACAGAGAATTGAAGGGTGAgatttaatgggaatgaaaattctgtcatcatttgctcacccacaTGGTGTCCCAACACCATATGACTTTtaatttcttctgcggaacacaaaacaagatgttaggcagagtgacagcctcagtcaccattcactttcatttggtggaaaaaagatgcaatgaaagtgaatgatgtccAAGACTAACATATTGCCTAACATCAtgtcttgtgttccacagaagaaataaaaagtcaaatggTTTCGGTACAACATGCGAGTGAGTGAATTTTCCTTTATAAgggaaatatacagtaaaaataaataaatacaaaaacaaaaaaaacaatctctCTGAATCTCTTTTGCTCTCAACCTTCACATCCTTCTTCAAACACTCTTGTTTACCTTAAAAGAGGCCCTGAAACAGACCAACTTGTCCATGAGAGAGAGATTTGAAAGCTTGTCTGCATGGAAGGAGAAACAAAAGGAGGAGAGAGATTTCCTGGAGAAACGACTAGAGGAGGCTAAAGGCAGACTGAACAATGTGGACCTCGAGAATGAGGCACTGAAGAAGCGAGTGCAGGAGCTGGAGAAGAGTGGAGCCGAGGTATGACAACCTAGACTCcaatgagttaatgatgacagaattcaaatttttgggtaaaccatccctttaaatatcTCCCGTAGTGTTTACACTCTGAGCTGGAGGCATTACGGGGTCAGATTGCCAGACTTCAGGCTGAGAAGAATGATCTGGTAGCCTTGAACTCTGAACTCCAGCTGAAAATGGGTCAAGGGTCACCCGAGGACTCCTTTATCGAGATCAGAATAGCTGTaagcgtgcacacacacatggCTCTTAAAATACAGGCTTGTTGTATAAATGTacagttttaattattttgttgcaAGCAAACTGATGTGTTTATCCTTCTCTGTTATCTTCCACAGGACAATGAGTTGAATGTGACCAGGGATTTGCCTGGAACACCAAAGGACCTGTCCATGTCTTACATGTAAACACTGCACTTAgctattaaatgtaataatgcattgaatagaatagaatagtataGACATTTTTATAGCCACAGCAAGACAGTTGAAAAAATTGGTTGTAATATTGTTGTAATATATATgtctaaaaacaataataataattattattattacgattaatatttattattattataataaaataataataacattaattttAGTTAGCTGGTAGAAATGGGtgtaatattgtttaaataaaaattaaataaaaactataataatgtaataattataataaataataataatattaaattataacatttattCTAGTAAGCCTGTGGAAATTTCTGTAATGaaaatttaaataacattaataataataataataataataataataataatacattaattgtAGTAAGCTGGTGGAAATTATTGTAACAAATGTTatagaattaataatatataataataataataataataataataataacaacaacaataataataatagtaataataacaaaaatataaaaaaatatttaataaacatttaagGCCGCACACAgtaagtttttctttttgttatttttcattaaaactaaatgaaaatagtCGACAACAAAAAGTTATTATCAAAAATTGTGATtgtggaaaacaatgaaaaacgcatttgaactgtgtgtgtatatatatatatatatatatatatatatatatatatatatatatatatatattaaaaaaataaaaaaaaaacatgtttgaaaaattGCAGAAGCCACAGAGAAAACTCGAATGGAAGAAAGTGATGCAAACATTTCAATTTTGCTAAGTTTTGAGGAAAATGCATCAAAATATTTGAGTGTATTCTTGATATGATTGTTGGTCTATGACtgactgtgtgtttgtgcatataCAGGCCAAAGGCTGAGTCAGAGGAACAGACTGTAAGGCAGCTGCTTCAGTCCCTCAGGAGAGAGACTGATGAGAAGGAGATGCTGCAACTCAAGCTGCAGGAGGCATGGATGAGGTAGGCCACAATTCCACACACCCTCTCACAGATAGACCTCAAGAAGCTTCTTAACTCTTTTATGTGAATACATGTGGGTGCATTTGCAGGACAGCAGAGTTGGAGCACAAAGTGGAACATGCCGAGAGCAGCGCACAGACGTCTCTCCCCTGTACAACTGATAAAGTAATCAGACTTTTGTAGAACTTTTTAAACCAGTTATTCGATTATTAGAGTTATTAGATCAAAACATCCACATGGCTGTGGTCTTTGAGGCCAGTCTTATCTAAAATGAAAACATCATTGTTGGGACTGTGGCAACAACTTTCAGTTTACATTTACTTTGAGgcagtcacaaattgcatgcatgtttgtttttgtcagtCAAGCACTGAGGTGAAGGCTCTGAAAGATCAATTGATGAAGCTCTGCAATGAATTGAAACAGGCTCAGATCAAACTGGATGAGGCCGAGAACATGAAGAAAAACCTACAGGACAGGTCAGCAACACGGAACACCACTGTACATCTTTTATGATTAAACAAAGTACAACATGTAAGGTCACCTGAAGTTGAATGCAACAATACAATGACCCAAAGTACAGAAgaacactgatcagccacaacattaaaaccacctgcctaatattgtgtaggcccctctcgtgctgccaaatcagtgccaacctgcatctcaaaatagtattctgagatgatattcttctcaccacaattgtacagagtggttatctgagttaccgaagactttgtcagttcgaaccagtctggccattctctgttgacctctctcatcaacaaggcatttccatctgcagaactgcccctcactggatgttttgcaccattctgagtaaattctagagactgttgtgtgtgaaaatcccaggagatcagcggttacataaatactcaaaccagcccgtctggcaccaacaatcatacatgtgattatctaatcagccaattgtgtggcagcagtgtagtgcataaaatcatgcatatatgggtcaggagcttcagttaatgttcacatcaaccatcagaatggggaaaaaatgtgatctcagtgatttggagcgtggcatgattgttggtgacag
This genomic window contains:
- the LOC127436657 gene encoding optineurin-like isoform X2 → MTSGSSMMNGDISHPRGAHGSSAGNVGNLEETLQQMNTLIKENRELKEALKQTNLSMRERFESLSAWKEKQKEERDFLEKRLEEAKGRLNNVDLENEALKKRVQELEKSGAECLHSELEALRGQIARLQAEKNDLVALNSELQLKMGQGSPEDSFIEIRIADNELNVTRDLPGTPKDLSMSYMPKAESEEQTVRQLLQSLRRETDEKEMLQLKLQEAWMRTAELEHKVEHAESSAQTSLPCTTDKSSTEVKALKDQLMKLCNELKQAQIKLDEAENMKKNLQDRCKDLEQDLHTLKTQLGDKQKVQAENETLKAKMESLQAAIKLEQKKTQDEKNNLNQLKDAYTKLFEDYNELQEEKKREGSVREEYDDLQTRFAAAEKALADKQQKIDEMKMEIFEKEKEMETITVFKAQAEIYSSDFYAERAAREKIHEEKERLATQLEYVKKQNSQLQEEMESLGRQSLCEVQRRHVSHGANPQGPTSPQASRGDWHQQNIPDHACPKCGEVLPDLDSLQIHIMDCII
- the LOC127436657 gene encoding optineurin-like isoform X1, encoding MTSGSSMMNGDISHPRGAHGSSAGNVGNLEETLQQMNTLIKENRELKEALKQTNLSMRERFESLSAWKEKQKEERDFLEKRLEEAKGRLNNVDLENEALKKRVQELEKSGAECLHSELEALRGQIARLQAEKNDLVALNSELQLKMGQGSPEDSFIEIRIADNELNVTRDLPGTPKDLSMSYMPKAESEEQTVRQLLQSLRRETDEKEMLQLKLQEAWMRTAELEHKVEHAESSAQTSLPCTTDKSSTEVKALKDQLMKLCNELKQAQIKLDEAENMKKNLQDRCKDLEQDLHTLKTQLGDKQKVQAENETLKAKMESLQAAIKLEQKKTQDEKNNLNQLKDAYTKLFEDYNELQEEKKREMLILPVSLSAVRDQGSVREEYDDLQTRFAAAEKALADKQQKIDEMKMEIFEKEKEMETITVFKAQAEIYSSDFYAERAAREKIHEEKERLATQLEYVKKQNSQLQEEMESLGRQSLCEVQRRHVSHGANPQGPTSPQASRGDWHQQNIPDHACPKCGEVLPDLDSLQIHIMDCII